One window from the genome of Pandoraea fibrosis encodes:
- a CDS encoding carbon-phosphorus lyase complex subunit PhnI encodes MYVAVKGGERAIEHSWDLLAKARRGNPEVPALSVAQIREQMRLAVSRVMSEGALYDETLAALAIKQAAGDLVEAIFLLRAYRTTLPRLCTSKPIDTASMRLSRRISATFKDVPGGQVLGATYDYTQRLLDFALLAEGEHAHGDGAPLPGKVDTAARVVTHHAAHVDSHDAAIPQLPPLAATPRVTDILGRDGLLETLRTDGTDPEPHDLVHTPLFTPASRTARLQNLARGDEGFLLALGYSTQRGYGNDHPFAGEIRIGQVAVEIVPEELGFAIDIGEIAVTECQMVTQFGGNQDVPPQFTQGYGLAFGHNERKAMAMSLVDRALRTQELGDDATSPAQQQEFVLYHSDNVEASGFVQHLKLPHYVDFQAELALVRRLRAEHAAKYGTQAAGAPDGPHSSTSPAVQNTQEAA; translated from the coding sequence ATGTACGTCGCAGTCAAAGGTGGCGAGCGCGCCATCGAACACTCGTGGGATCTGCTCGCCAAAGCGCGACGCGGCAATCCCGAGGTCCCCGCGCTGAGCGTCGCGCAGATCCGCGAACAGATGCGGTTGGCCGTCTCGCGTGTCATGAGCGAAGGCGCGCTGTACGACGAGACGCTCGCCGCGCTGGCGATCAAGCAGGCGGCCGGCGATCTCGTCGAAGCGATCTTTCTGCTGCGCGCGTATCGCACCACACTGCCGCGTCTGTGCACGAGCAAGCCGATCGATACCGCGTCGATGCGTTTGTCGCGCCGCATTTCCGCGACGTTCAAGGACGTGCCGGGCGGTCAGGTGCTGGGCGCCACCTACGACTACACGCAACGGCTGCTCGACTTCGCGTTGCTCGCGGAAGGTGAGCACGCGCATGGCGACGGTGCACCGTTGCCCGGCAAAGTCGACACGGCTGCCCGCGTCGTCACGCACCACGCTGCGCATGTCGATTCGCATGACGCCGCGATCCCGCAGTTGCCGCCGCTGGCCGCCACCCCGCGCGTGACGGACATTCTGGGACGCGACGGGTTGCTCGAAACCTTGCGCACCGATGGCACCGACCCCGAGCCGCACGACCTCGTGCATACCCCCCTCTTTACGCCCGCGTCGCGCACAGCGCGGTTGCAAAACCTCGCACGCGGCGACGAAGGCTTCTTGCTCGCGCTGGGCTATTCCACCCAGCGCGGGTACGGCAACGACCATCCGTTCGCCGGAGAGATCCGCATCGGGCAGGTTGCGGTGGAGATCGTGCCGGAGGAGCTGGGCTTCGCCATCGACATCGGCGAGATCGCCGTGACGGAATGCCAGATGGTGACGCAGTTCGGCGGCAATCAGGACGTACCGCCGCAGTTCACGCAGGGCTATGGTCTCGCGTTCGGTCACAACGAGCGCAAGGCGATGGCCATGTCGCTGGTCGATCGCGCGCTGCGCACGCAGGAACTGGGCGACGACGCCACCTCGCCCGCGCAGCAGCAGGAATTCGTGCTCTATCACAGCGACAACGTCGAAGCGTCGGGCTTCGTCCAGCACCTGAAGCTGCCGCATTACGTGGACTTTCAGGCCGAGCTGGCGCTGGTGCGTCGTCTGCGCGCCGAGCACGCCGCGAAATACGGAACGCAGGCCGCCGGCGCCCCTGATGGCCCCCACTCATCCACCTCCCCCGCCGTGCAGAACACTCAGGAGGCCGCATGA
- the phnH gene encoding phosphonate C-P lyase system protein PhnH: MLMASMPDWSQLQPGFADPVHDAQGVFRAVLDALARPGRLRSVGSRLAPSEQASIAARATLLALADATTAVWLQFPLPEVASALRFHTGAPLLSGEADLATAQFALLTDPARCPALEQFAFGTAESPEHSATLIVDVPTLAAGHSGAGGLHLRLRGPGIESHADVTVGGLGAAFWQARAALAPRFPAGLDLLIASGDTVLGLPRTTHVEVC; this comes from the coding sequence ATGTTGATGGCATCGATGCCTGACTGGTCGCAATTGCAACCCGGCTTCGCCGATCCGGTTCACGACGCGCAAGGTGTGTTCCGCGCGGTGCTCGACGCGTTGGCGCGTCCCGGCCGTCTGCGCAGTGTCGGGAGCCGGCTCGCACCGAGCGAGCAAGCGAGCATTGCCGCGCGCGCCACGCTGCTCGCGCTGGCCGACGCCACCACCGCCGTCTGGCTGCAATTTCCGCTGCCCGAAGTGGCGAGCGCGCTGCGCTTTCACACGGGGGCCCCGCTGTTGAGTGGCGAGGCGGATCTCGCGACAGCGCAGTTCGCGCTGCTCACCGATCCGGCGCGCTGCCCCGCGCTTGAGCAATTTGCGTTCGGCACTGCGGAATCGCCCGAGCACAGCGCCACGCTGATCGTCGATGTGCCCACGCTTGCCGCCGGCCATAGCGGTGCTGGCGGCCTGCATCTTCGCCTGCGCGGCCCCGGCATCGAGTCCCATGCCGACGTGACCGTCGGCGGGCTCGGCGCTGCTTTTTGGCAGGCGCGCGCCGCGCTTGCGCCGCGTTTTCCCGCCGGGCTCGACCTGTTGATCGCCTCGGGCGACACCGTGCTCGGCCTGCCGCGCACCACGCATGTGGAGGTTTGCTGA
- the phnG gene encoding phosphonate C-P lyase system protein PhnG — MPNPSSNTARDESSAAPPERAQWLALFARATRDELDDAIAHCPDAPEFVWLRAPQTGLVLVQGRVGGSGDRFNLGETTVTRCTLRQQDGVVGTGYVLGRDAERAARVARLDALMQMPQHRNALATGPLSTIAGRLAATAAQHDADTAASRVEFFTMVREA, encoded by the coding sequence ATGCCAAACCCATCATCCAACACGGCACGGGACGAGAGCAGCGCCGCCCCGCCCGAACGCGCGCAATGGCTCGCGCTGTTCGCCCGCGCCACGCGCGACGAGCTTGACGACGCCATCGCGCACTGCCCGGACGCCCCCGAGTTCGTCTGGCTGCGCGCACCGCAAACCGGACTGGTGCTGGTACAGGGCCGCGTCGGCGGCAGCGGCGATCGTTTCAATCTCGGTGAGACGACCGTCACGCGCTGCACGTTGCGCCAGCAAGACGGTGTCGTCGGCACCGGCTACGTACTGGGTCGCGACGCCGAGCGCGCTGCACGTGTCGCGCGTCTCGATGCGCTGATGCAGATGCCGCAACACCGCAACGCGCTCGCCACCGGCCCGCTCTCCACGATAGCCGGACGTCTGGCCGCCACTGCGGCACAGCACGACGCCGACACGGCCGCGAGCCGCGTCGAATTCTTCACCATGGTCCGGGAGGCCTGA
- the phnF gene encoding phosphonate metabolism transcriptional regulator PhnF has protein sequence MTAQLERGGGVAVWRQIAQILATEIGERRYGEGLPDDRLPSETDLALRFGVNRHTVRRAILGLSEQGLVNVEHGRGTFVQAGAIGYVIGRRTRFTENLSQHNLKTAQQILSAQKVKAEATVAHALGMRVGALVYRVELARRSLDAQGIELPLAYSENWFPASRFPDFPEVFAQHTSISATLASFGVTDYTRRESRIGARLPDAEIARHLGINRQQPVLSVESTDVDEAGKPVKYGIAYFPADRMQLVVQGDMA, from the coding sequence ATGACAGCACAACTCGAACGGGGTGGCGGTGTCGCCGTCTGGCGGCAGATCGCACAGATTCTTGCGACCGAAATCGGTGAGCGCCGGTATGGCGAAGGGTTGCCCGACGACCGTCTGCCGAGCGAGACCGATCTCGCATTGCGCTTCGGCGTGAACCGTCACACGGTGCGCCGCGCGATCCTCGGGCTCTCGGAGCAGGGGCTTGTGAACGTCGAGCACGGTCGCGGCACGTTCGTGCAGGCGGGCGCTATCGGCTACGTGATCGGACGCCGCACGCGTTTTACCGAAAATCTCTCCCAACACAATCTCAAGACGGCGCAGCAGATCCTTTCGGCACAGAAGGTGAAGGCCGAAGCGACAGTGGCGCATGCCCTCGGGATGCGTGTCGGTGCGCTGGTGTATCGCGTGGAACTCGCGCGCCGCAGTCTCGACGCGCAAGGCATCGAGCTACCGCTCGCGTACAGCGAGAACTGGTTTCCCGCGTCGCGTTTTCCCGACTTTCCGGAGGTCTTCGCGCAGCACACGTCGATCAGCGCCACGCTGGCGAGCTTTGGCGTGACGGACTACACGCGTCGCGAGAGCCGTATCGGCGCGCGGCTTCCCGACGCCGAGATTGCGCGGCACCTCGGCATCAATCGTCAGCAGCCGGTGCTGAGTGTGGAGAGTACCGACGTCGACGAAGCGGGCAAGCCGGTCAAGTACGGCATCGCCTATTTCCCGGCAGATCGCATGCAACTCGTGGTGCAGGGAGACATGGCATGA
- a CDS encoding DUF1045 domain-containing protein has protein sequence MSDAQQLALDLCVARFAIYYAPPAGSCWWNEGSRWLGRDAITGRRLNAPQVPGLSRALHDVTLDPRRYGLHATLKAPMRLAPQARLGDLTGIAKAVAARHAPFDLAVHTDVVDTDSGKRPGFVALRPSLGAAGAKAVDALAADCVRAFDDLRALPTEAELAKRHAQSLSSRQRELLAQWGYPYVLDEFRFHVTLSDRVDASDATVIVDWWQPRVQALGAMRVDSLALFVEPSPGEPFQLFERFAFGKAT, from the coding sequence ATGAGCGACGCACAGCAACTGGCGCTCGATCTGTGCGTGGCACGCTTCGCCATCTACTACGCGCCGCCGGCGGGCTCGTGCTGGTGGAACGAGGGCAGCCGCTGGCTCGGACGCGATGCGATCACCGGGCGCCGTCTCAATGCGCCGCAAGTGCCGGGGCTGTCCCGTGCGCTGCACGACGTCACGCTCGATCCGCGGCGCTACGGACTGCACGCCACGCTCAAGGCGCCGATGCGTCTCGCGCCCCAGGCCCGGCTCGGCGATCTGACCGGCATCGCGAAGGCGGTGGCCGCGCGCCATGCGCCGTTCGATCTTGCGGTACACACCGATGTTGTCGATACGGATAGCGGGAAGCGGCCGGGCTTCGTCGCGCTGCGTCCCTCGCTCGGGGCGGCGGGCGCAAAAGCGGTGGATGCCCTTGCGGCTGACTGCGTGCGGGCCTTCGACGATCTGCGTGCGTTACCGACCGAAGCCGAACTGGCCAAACGTCACGCGCAATCGCTATCGTCGCGCCAGCGCGAGCTACTCGCGCAGTGGGGATACCCTTACGTGCTCGACGAATTTCGTTTTCATGTGACCCTGTCCGATCGTGTGGACGCAAGCGATGCCACTGTCATCGTCGACTGGTGGCAGCCGCGCGTGCAGGCGCTTGGTGCCATGCGCGTCGATAGTCTGGCCCTCTTCGTGGAGCCGTCGCCGGGCGAACCGTTCCAGCTATTCGAACGCTTTGCCTTTGGGAAGGCCACATGA
- the phnN gene encoding phosphonate metabolism protein/1,5-bisphosphokinase (PRPP-forming) PhnN: MNHARLFYVMGPSGAGKDSLLAYARERIGTASPVGTTVLFAHRYITRAPSDGENHVALTHAEFAVRHSLGCFALDWTSHDCRYGIGIEIDAWLAAGANVVMNGSRAFLEQAVHRYGERLHLVEIRVDPVVRAQRLASRGRETGDALDKRVAHQVEWTPPDGIPLTVIPNDTALAQAGDRLVSLLTARGLA, from the coding sequence ATGAATCACGCTCGCCTCTTTTACGTGATGGGGCCGTCGGGGGCAGGCAAGGACTCGCTGCTTGCCTACGCGCGCGAACGGATCGGCACCGCCTCGCCGGTCGGCACGACGGTGCTCTTCGCCCATCGGTACATCACGCGCGCCCCATCCGATGGGGAGAACCACGTCGCGCTGACGCATGCCGAATTCGCGGTGCGGCACTCGTTGGGTTGCTTCGCACTGGACTGGACGAGCCACGATTGCCGATACGGCATCGGTATCGAAATCGATGCCTGGCTGGCGGCAGGGGCGAATGTCGTCATGAATGGCTCGCGCGCATTTCTCGAACAAGCCGTGCATCGCTACGGCGAACGTCTGCATCTGGTGGAAATCCGGGTCGATCCGGTGGTGCGGGCTCAGCGCCTTGCCAGTCGCGGTCGCGAAACCGGCGATGCCCTCGACAAGCGTGTCGCACATCAGGTGGAATGGACGCCTCCCGACGGCATTCCCCTCACCGTGATTCCCAACGACACCGCGCTCGCGCAAGCCGGGGATCGTCTCGTCAGCTTGCTGACGGCACGGGGCTTGGCCTGA
- a CDS encoding GcvT family protein yields MSSALPTHARVVIVGGGIVGCSVAYHLAKLGWTEVVLLEQGQLSCGTTWHAAGLVGQLRSQESMTKLIRYSTKLYSELEAETGLGTGWKQCGSLSVARTHERMTQLKRTAAVARAYGVQCDVISPREAGELWPVMRTDDLVGAVWLPGDGKANPTDLTQALARGARSRGVRIAENTCITEIHTASPNGIRTATGVSWRHKNGESGRIDAEIVVNCAGQWAKAVGRMCGVTVPLHSAEHYYIVTERIAGVHPDLPVMRDPDGYIYLKEEVGGLVMGGFEPNAKPWGMDGIPENFEFQLLPDDWDQFEILMENALIRVPALETAQVRQFYNGPESFTPDNNFILGEAPELRNFYVGAGFNSMGIASAGGAGMALAEWIVAGEPTMDLWPVDIRRFAGFNGNDTWLHDRVKETLGLHYAMPWPNRELDTARPFRRSPLYATLLAKGACFGSKMGWERPNFFAPSPEQARIEYSFGQQNWHPWSAAEHRACRDAVALFDMSSFSKLLIKGRDAERVLQSLCTNDVAVSPGRTVYTGMLNERGGYESDFTLTRLAPDQYLMVTGSAQTTRDMDYLERRIASLPDDPRCTVVDVTGQYAVLALMGPNSRALLQQVSKADFSNDAFPFGTSREIDLGYATVRATRLTYVGELGWELYVPVEFAVGVYETLHAAGEAFGLKDAGYYAIDSLRIEKGYRAWGRELTPDTNPVEAGLTFACKLASDMPFIGRTAVELAKAKGVQRKLVSVALDGAHDKMLWGGEAVLRDGQPAGFVSSAAYGHTIDAPVALAFLTNPDGAVSAEYVETGRYQVNLAGELLDARVQLRALYDPKGERVKA; encoded by the coding sequence ATGTCTTCAGCCTTGCCCACTCACGCTCGCGTCGTCATTGTCGGCGGCGGCATCGTCGGTTGTTCCGTCGCCTATCACCTCGCCAAGCTCGGCTGGACGGAGGTTGTCCTGCTGGAGCAGGGGCAGTTGTCGTGCGGCACCACCTGGCACGCGGCGGGGCTGGTGGGGCAGTTGCGCTCGCAGGAGAGCATGACCAAGCTCATCCGATACTCGACGAAGCTCTACAGCGAGCTCGAGGCGGAGACCGGGCTCGGCACCGGCTGGAAACAATGCGGGTCGCTGTCGGTGGCTCGCACGCACGAGCGCATGACGCAACTCAAGCGCACGGCTGCCGTGGCGCGTGCCTATGGCGTGCAGTGCGACGTGATCTCGCCGCGCGAGGCGGGCGAACTCTGGCCCGTGATGCGTACCGACGATCTCGTCGGCGCCGTGTGGCTGCCGGGCGACGGCAAGGCCAATCCGACCGACCTCACGCAGGCACTGGCGCGTGGCGCGCGCAGTCGCGGGGTGCGCATCGCCGAGAACACCTGCATCACCGAGATTCATACGGCGTCGCCCAATGGCATTCGCACGGCGACGGGCGTGTCGTGGCGCCATAAGAATGGCGAGAGCGGGCGCATCGACGCGGAGATCGTGGTGAACTGCGCCGGCCAGTGGGCCAAGGCCGTGGGCCGCATGTGCGGCGTGACCGTGCCGCTGCACTCGGCCGAGCACTACTACATCGTGACGGAACGGATTGCCGGCGTGCATCCCGATCTGCCGGTCATGCGCGACCCCGATGGCTACATCTACCTCAAGGAAGAGGTCGGCGGTCTGGTGATGGGGGGCTTCGAGCCGAACGCCAAGCCGTGGGGCATGGATGGCATTCCCGAGAATTTCGAATTCCAGTTGCTGCCCGACGACTGGGATCAGTTCGAGATCCTCATGGAGAACGCGCTGATACGCGTGCCCGCGCTGGAAACGGCGCAGGTCCGGCAGTTCTACAACGGCCCGGAGTCGTTCACGCCAGACAACAACTTCATTCTCGGCGAGGCTCCCGAGCTGCGCAATTTCTACGTCGGTGCGGGCTTCAACTCGATGGGCATTGCCTCGGCCGGCGGGGCGGGGATGGCGCTCGCGGAGTGGATCGTGGCGGGCGAGCCGACGATGGATCTCTGGCCCGTCGACATCCGCCGTTTCGCCGGATTCAACGGCAATGACACATGGCTGCACGATCGTGTGAAAGAGACGCTGGGTCTGCACTACGCCATGCCGTGGCCGAATCGCGAGCTGGACACGGCGCGTCCGTTCCGCCGCTCGCCGCTATATGCGACGCTGCTCGCCAAAGGCGCGTGCTTCGGCAGCAAGATGGGTTGGGAGCGGCCGAACTTCTTTGCACCGTCGCCCGAGCAAGCCCGGATCGAGTACAGCTTCGGTCAGCAGAACTGGCATCCGTGGAGTGCTGCGGAGCATCGCGCGTGCCGCGACGCCGTGGCGCTGTTTGACATGAGTTCGTTCTCGAAGCTGCTCATCAAGGGACGCGACGCCGAGCGAGTGTTGCAATCGCTGTGCACCAACGACGTGGCCGTGTCCCCGGGACGTACCGTCTACACCGGCATGCTCAACGAGCGCGGCGGCTACGAGTCGGACTTCACCCTCACGCGTCTTGCGCCCGATCAGTACCTGATGGTCACCGGTTCGGCACAGACCACACGCGACATGGATTATCTGGAGCGCCGCATCGCGTCGTTGCCCGACGATCCGCGCTGCACCGTGGTCGACGTCACCGGGCAATACGCCGTGTTGGCGCTGATGGGACCGAATTCGCGAGCGTTGCTGCAACAGGTTTCGAAAGCGGATTTCTCCAACGACGCGTTTCCTTTCGGCACGAGCCGTGAGATCGATCTCGGCTATGCCACTGTGCGAGCGACGCGCCTGACCTACGTGGGGGAATTGGGCTGGGAACTGTACGTGCCGGTCGAATTCGCGGTGGGTGTCTACGAGACGCTACACGCGGCGGGCGAGGCGTTCGGGCTGAAAGACGCCGGTTACTACGCGATCGACTCGTTGCGCATCGAGAAGGGTTATCGCGCCTGGGGACGGGAACTGACGCCGGACACGAATCCGGTGGAGGCCGGCCTCACGTTCGCGTGCAAACTCGCGAGCGACATGCCATTCATTGGCCGCACGGCCGTCGAACTGGCCAAGGCGAAGGGCGTGCAACGCAAGCTTGTCAGCGTGGCGCTCGACGGCGCACACGACAAGATGCTGTGGGGCGGCGAAGCCGTGCTGCGCGACGGCCAACCGGCGGGGTTCGTTTCGTCCGCGGCCTATGGACACACGATCGACGCGCCCGTCGCACTGGCTTTCCTGACGAATCCCGATGGCGCCGTGTCTGCCGAATACGTGGAAACCGGCCGCTATCAGGTCAATCTCGCGGGCGAGTTGCTCGACGCCCGTGTGCAACTGCGGGCGTTGTACGACCCGAAGGGCGAGCGCGTGAAGGCTTGA
- a CDS encoding NUDIX hydrolase produces the protein MSFACIAAARRFDDTAHLPLVIGSQRYGWIRRRDVESLCRWPDVFEISSLAVRIHPRHDTCDARTDALAPVVETLAAEGRITGWRNERYAIRQRLYDAPLAWIERAASRFFGTRTFAVHVNGYVPARFVGEAPKMWIARRSVLKATDPGCLDNAAAGGIGNGIGVGDTLVKECWEEAGIPAYLANEARPGRTLHILAEIPEGVQSEQIFVYDLALPRGFVPENQDGEASAHWLCTAGDVRDVIARGKMTVDASLASLDFLLREGAIRAKDCAGIEALFKPADE, from the coding sequence ATGTCTTTTGCTTGTATTGCGGCGGCGCGCCGCTTCGACGACACGGCGCATTTGCCGCTCGTGATCGGTTCGCAGCGTTATGGATGGATTCGCCGTCGCGACGTCGAATCGCTGTGCCGTTGGCCCGACGTCTTCGAGATCAGTTCGCTCGCGGTGCGCATTCACCCGCGCCATGACACCTGCGACGCCCGCACGGATGCGCTGGCGCCGGTGGTCGAAACGCTGGCGGCGGAAGGGCGCATTACCGGCTGGCGCAACGAGCGTTACGCGATCCGGCAACGTCTCTACGACGCACCGCTCGCGTGGATCGAACGCGCGGCCTCCCGGTTTTTCGGCACGCGCACGTTCGCCGTGCATGTGAACGGTTACGTGCCGGCGCGCTTCGTCGGCGAAGCCCCGAAGATGTGGATCGCGCGGCGCAGCGTGCTCAAGGCGACGGATCCCGGCTGTCTTGATAACGCGGCCGCGGGCGGTATCGGTAACGGCATCGGCGTGGGCGACACGCTCGTCAAGGAATGCTGGGAGGAGGCGGGCATTCCGGCCTATCTGGCGAACGAAGCACGGCCGGGTCGCACGCTGCACATCCTCGCGGAGATTCCGGAGGGCGTGCAGTCCGAGCAGATCTTCGTCTACGACCTTGCATTGCCGCGCGGCTTCGTGCCCGAGAATCAGGACGGCGAGGCGAGCGCACACTGGTTGTGTACCGCCGGCGATGTACGCGATGTGATCGCGCGCGGCAAGATGACCGTCGACGCGAGCCTCGCGAGTCTGGACTTTCTGCTGCGCGAAGGCGCCATCCGCGCGAAAGATTGCGCCGGCATCGAAGCGCTATTCAAGCCGGCCGACGAGTAA
- the purU gene encoding formyltetrahydrofolate deformylase, which produces MAPIENSYILKLSCPDRPGIVHTVAGFLVERGGNILDSAQFNDRFTGGFFMRVHFQQLPGQTDLASLQRDFAPLAEQFEMQWELVDAAIKPRVMLMVSKIGHCLNDLLFRYKTGQLNVEIPVIVSNHKDFYQLAASYNIPFHHLPLMNSTPESKAAQEAKVFELVEDNNIDLVVLARYMQVLSSDLCKKLAGRAINIHHSFLPSFKGAKPYYQAFDRGVKLIGATAHYVTSDLDEGPIIEQEVERVDHTMDPEQLTAIGRDVECVALARAVRYHAEHRILLNGHKTVIFR; this is translated from the coding sequence ATGGCACCGATCGAAAATAGCTACATTCTGAAGTTGTCCTGCCCGGATCGTCCCGGCATCGTCCACACCGTGGCCGGTTTCCTGGTCGAGCGCGGCGGCAACATTCTCGACTCGGCCCAGTTCAACGATCGCTTCACGGGCGGCTTCTTCATGCGTGTGCATTTCCAGCAACTGCCGGGGCAGACCGATCTGGCGTCGTTGCAACGCGACTTCGCGCCGCTCGCCGAGCAGTTCGAAATGCAGTGGGAACTGGTCGACGCCGCGATCAAGCCGCGCGTCATGCTCATGGTCTCGAAGATCGGTCACTGCCTGAACGATCTGCTGTTTCGCTACAAGACCGGTCAGCTCAACGTCGAGATCCCGGTGATCGTCTCGAATCACAAGGATTTCTACCAACTGGCCGCGAGCTACAACATCCCGTTCCATCACCTGCCGCTGATGAATTCAACGCCCGAATCGAAAGCCGCGCAGGAAGCCAAGGTGTTTGAGCTGGTGGAGGACAACAACATCGACCTGGTGGTGCTTGCCCGTTACATGCAAGTGCTCTCGAGCGATCTGTGCAAGAAGCTCGCGGGCCGCGCGATCAACATTCACCACTCGTTCCTGCCGAGCTTCAAGGGCGCGAAGCCGTACTATCAGGCGTTCGACCGTGGCGTGAAGTTGATCGGCGCGACGGCGCACTATGTGACGTCCGATCTCGACGAAGGTCCGATCATCGAACAGGAAGTCGAGCGCGTGGATCACACGATGGACCCGGAGCAATTGACGGCCATCGGTCGCGACGTGGAATGCGTGGCGCTTGCGCGTGCCGTGCGTTACCACGCCGAGCATCGCATTTTGCTCAACGGTCACAAGACGGTGATCTTCCGTTAA
- a CDS encoding MFS transporter, translating to MDSTVLSTSLPLIAKDLGESPITLKLALTTYLISLAVFIPISGWIADRFGTRNVFRTAIGVFVLGSICCGISTNLPTLVVARFVQGMGGAMMVPVGRLALLKSVEKRDMVRALNYLTIPALVGPVLGPPLGGFITTYWHWRWIFFINIPIGVLGFILATKYIPDLYEDEVPPLDVKGFILSGLGLSVLMLGLSTIGRHLIPTPLALGLVAIGAALLISYLRHAKGLAHPLLRLDLFRIPTFRAGVAGGTLFRIGVGATPFLLPLMLQLGFGMTPMESGALTFVSAAGAMFMKTLSLRILQRWGFRRVLMTNALIASATIGGYGLFTDQTSHLVILCTLLFGGCFRSLQFTSLNAISYADVPAHRMSQATSLASVAQQVSLTLGITIGAAVLQTSSWLHGRDHVTDVDFPWAFLTVGLIAVSSTISIARLARDAGSELAQRS from the coding sequence ATGGATTCCACCGTGTTGTCCACCTCCTTGCCGTTGATCGCGAAAGATCTCGGCGAGAGCCCGATCACGCTCAAGCTTGCGCTCACGACGTACCTCATCAGCCTCGCGGTCTTCATTCCGATCAGCGGCTGGATCGCCGACCGCTTCGGCACGCGCAATGTCTTTCGCACCGCCATCGGTGTATTCGTTCTCGGCTCGATCTGCTGCGGCATCTCGACCAATCTGCCGACGCTGGTCGTCGCGCGCTTCGTGCAGGGCATGGGCGGCGCCATGATGGTCCCGGTCGGACGCCTCGCGTTGCTCAAATCCGTGGAGAAGCGCGACATGGTGCGCGCGCTCAACTACCTCACGATCCCTGCGCTGGTCGGCCCGGTGCTCGGCCCGCCGCTCGGCGGCTTCATCACCACCTACTGGCACTGGCGCTGGATCTTCTTCATCAACATTCCGATTGGCGTGCTCGGCTTCATTCTCGCGACGAAGTACATTCCCGATCTGTATGAGGACGAAGTGCCGCCGCTCGACGTCAAGGGCTTCATCCTGTCGGGCCTCGGCCTGTCGGTGCTGATGCTGGGCCTGTCCACCATCGGCCGCCATCTGATTCCCACACCGCTCGCGCTGGGCCTCGTCGCCATCGGCGCCGCGCTGCTGATCTCGTATCTGCGTCACGCGAAAGGGCTCGCCCACCCGCTGCTGCGACTCGACCTCTTTCGGATCCCCACGTTCCGCGCCGGAGTTGCGGGGGGCACGCTATTCCGTATCGGCGTAGGAGCCACGCCGTTCCTGTTGCCACTGATGCTGCAACTCGGCTTTGGCATGACACCGATGGAGTCCGGTGCACTCACGTTCGTTTCTGCCGCCGGCGCGATGTTCATGAAGACACTCTCGCTGCGCATTTTGCAACGCTGGGGCTTTCGCCGCGTGTTGATGACGAACGCACTCATCGCGTCGGCAACCATCGGCGGCTACGGGCTGTTCACCGACCAGACATCGCATCTGGTGATTCTCTGCACGTTGCTGTTCGGTGGGTGCTTCCGCTCGTTGCAGTTCACCAGCCTGAATGCGATCTCCTACGCCGACGTGCCCGCGCATCGCATGAGTCAGGCGACGAGCCTCGCCAGCGTCGCACAACAGGTCTCGCTCACACTGGGCATCACCATCGGGGCGGCCGTGTTGCAGACGTCGTCCTGGCTGCACGGTCGCGATCACGTCACCGACGTCGACTTCCCGTGGGCCTTCCTGACCGTGGGCCTGATCGCCGTGAGTTCGACCATTTCGATTGCGCGTCTCGCGCGCGATGCGGGCAGCGAACTGGCGCAGCGTAGCTGA
- a CDS encoding DUF488 domain-containing protein: protein MPSSKTADAAPPAKASVARKRGPKPFDIRFKRVYEAPDPADGQRILADRLWPRGLAKAKAQIDFWAKDVTPSTPLRQWFHQHPEQFDEFRQRFLDELAALDANHNAMLAELRTRLADGPVTLLTAAHRLEDDDAHTHLHVLRDFLESR, encoded by the coding sequence ATGCCTTCCTCGAAAACCGCTGACGCCGCTCCCCCGGCCAAGGCCAGCGTGGCGCGCAAGCGTGGCCCCAAACCCTTCGACATTCGCTTCAAACGTGTCTACGAGGCGCCCGATCCGGCCGACGGACAGCGCATCCTCGCCGACCGTCTCTGGCCGCGCGGCCTCGCCAAGGCCAAGGCGCAGATCGACTTCTGGGCCAAGGACGTCACGCCGAGCACGCCGCTGCGGCAGTGGTTTCACCAGCATCCCGAGCAGTTCGACGAATTCCGTCAACGCTTTCTCGACGAACTCGCCGCACTCGATGCCAATCACAACGCCATGCTCGCCGAACTGCGCACGCGTCTGGCTGACGGCCCGGTCACGTTGCTCACCGCCGCCCATCGCCTCGAAGACGACGACGCACACACGCATCTTCATGTGCTGCGCGATTTCCTCGAATCACGTTAG